CGATCACATGGCCCGTCTAAAGCGATATGATGTGGCCAGAGTTCCTTTCTCCATGTCTTGAGAGTTCCTGAACTCACCTGCTCAGCCTCTTCAGCTTGGTCTGCATTTTCGACCAACTTTTTCGGCTGATCTGTAGACTCTGTTGGATCTTGAGCAGCAGTATCTGCTACCTGAGCAGCTCCTTTTATCCGAAAGTCCTCTTCTTGCGACATAATGCAACTTCAGCTCGATGCAGGTATGCGTGCTCTCGGGAAGTGTGCAGGTCGAAAGCATGCAAAGAGGAGTGAAGTTGGGACGAATCCAGCCAAGACCTCAACCGAAAGGCAGCCACAAGTCGGGGACCCGCAGCGACCCAGATCCGCAAGATGAATTCCAAGCGCAGGCACGGGCAGGGTATCTTCTCAAATTCGTCATGGAGGTCTCAAATTCCATTGACCGGAACGATGACACGGCAAAAAGCGCCGTCAGCTTCCATAAGTGATTGAATGCGACAATGGCCTGCCTTGCATTTCCGGTCGATTCTTGGCCAAGCTGGCTGCGCGAGGACCAGGCTTTTGCTGCTCCAGTGTCTCAGGAGCTGTATCACCATTGTGGGCGTCTCTGGCTTCTCTGTGCTACTGCACCTCTCGCGAGCATGTCGCTATGGCGCAGCCAGTGCTTGTAAAAGCATACACAGATGGCAAGAGGTCTACGGAGAGACCTGTGGCGAGGATCCACGATGCGCAAACACTGCCCCCAATCTCATCTTATGCTTTTGCGGACATTCTCCGGTCGGTCGACGGCAATCGGGACTTCCAGCTAGCTATCGATGGCATCGCAGAGATATGCGCAAAAACACGACTGAGTTTGGCTGACGAGTATGGATCTCATATGCCTCCTTTGGGCGAAATCACGGTTGCGAATGCCACCCTCCCAAGACCACAAATACCTCGACCAGGTATGCGCCGAGTTCTGACAAGCGTGCCGGAGGCAAGCTCTGGGAGCAGCGAAGGAAGCCGCAAGAGTACTCAGAAAAGAGCAAGTATATTCAGCTTTCGGAAGCGtccgcagcagaagcaggatAGCAGGCCGATGCGACGGATCCGTATCAGCAGTATGGGCAGGAGCATACCCGTCGGCACCACGACGGCGATGGCTGGGGAAGTCATTCTGCCCGACGACCTCACACGCAGCTCATCGGAGGCTACCGTGGTGACCGTTGTTCCTTTGCGACCCGGTTCCCGACAGCGGGCAGGAAGCGCAGCACAATATAGCCTGCAGCGTCTCCTCGCCCATCGCTGAGATAGAGCGAGACCCCGAACCATGGACTGAGGCTGGAGGCCATGGCCGTCCCTCGTGGAAGGCTCGTTTGACAAGTCCGTGCTGAAGAGCCGACCAAGCCCTCCCGCCGTCGGTGTCCAGCTGCGACGCAGCATGCATTTTCCGAGACTCCTCTTGTAGTATTCCTCCATGTGTACCGCCTTCCACAGGCGTTTCGATGTATTGCGGACGCTGGCACTCAGGAAGTGCCTCGATGGTCAAGTGCTACCGCAGCGCGCACTTGACGGAAGGCCCGTGACATGCCTCCGAGGCGGCGACAGATATCTTCCAATGGCTGAAGTCAGAGGAAGAGGGCTGCTATTGCTTACCTGTGTTGGCTGAATTCTCGAATCCTCAAGGCTGTGGGCGACAGCATTCTGCTCGATCGGGTGGGCAGACATATCGGCTGCGGAGATGCAAGCTCAGGAGACGCTGAAGATCGAATGAGGTTGATATAGACGAGGTGTGTGGGATGAAGAACGGAGTGCGCTGGTAGTTGCGTGGATGTTGTGCGGTCACGGCGTTGGTGAGCGTAGATGGAGTTCAGTTTTGCAAGCCGGAGTGAGTAGCAACTTCCAAAGCACTTGCCGCCCACCACCAACACGAAACATTCACCTCGACAGAGTTTTGGACCACAACGGCGACCATCACATGGAAAGACCGACACTTACTGCACCGACAGATGAGATTGATGCACACTGAAGGGTGAAGAAAAGAAGTCCGTACTGCGCAGGCACACTATACCACGCCACGAGTCGCGCAGCTGGAATTCGTTATTGAGAATCATTGGAATCTGTCGGGCGCCTGCGCATCACAATCCAACGAGACTGATAACAAGGTGTGAAGCAGCATCTCGCAGTATATGACTTGCCAATGAGCTCCCATGGCTGCCACAGCCGGGCGCTGCGCATCACGCCGCAGCACGTCTTTCCCGAAGCTCACGATCCAACTCCTCTAACCGCCGCTCGCAGTCATCGCTCTCCAAAGCCTCCACCGTCGTCGACTCTCCGTGCACCAGCGATAGAATCAAGAACTTCGCACCCCTGTACCGGTCCTGATCCGTCGTCGACATCCGTTCGATCTTGTCGAAATGCTCGTCGTCCCGCGCATCATTGAGCGTAAACCTGATCACCTTCTCCAGCGATCGATCATTGAAAGAGGCCGTCCTGAGTGATTTCATGATATGCATCAGGTGCAGACAGCCAAGAGAGCCAtattcatcgtcctcgccctctGGCAAGCCATTCGAGGTGTCCGGGGGCTGAGCGGATATCCATGGCATTTGCACATGCAAGGACAGACTTCGAATTGAACGTAGCCGGGGACCCGCTTTGTTCTCGAGCCATTGGCACAGATCATGGTCGATATGATCTTCGTGGATGATGACCTCGAAGTCGTTGATAGCATAGTACATcagctcggcttcttcgcgGATCGCCTTACAGGTAGACAGCAGACTTGGCTCGTTCCGTATCCTAGCTCCGTCGGGTTCGTACAGTGCATACTCGTAGCATAGATTGCGTAGTTCAGCGGGTAGCCGCTCGAAGAAGGATAACTGCATGGTTGTAGCTGCCGGGAAGCGATTGTTTGTGATGATGTTTCTATGTTTACATGAGATCTTCCAAGGTCGAAGTGTTATACTGCTAGGTCTGGCTTGTAATCCGTTGGTAAGCAGCAACTCGGTCGGTCCCCGGGTACTCGGCGCAGGAGCAACAAAGCTTTGCCATTGAGAGTGAACAAGGCTGAGCAGGGCTCTCAAAAACGGGTTGCACAATATATCGCGCACTTATGCCCTGCTACTACCAACTCTTCCGCCCTTCCGGCCTCTCCACCACGATGTTTGGAACTTGAACGTCATCCATTCCTGCCACGTCTTTTTGCCGAGCCGGCATGCAATGGGAACAGGTTCTGAGACCTCAGCCACAGAGTGGGGCTGCAGAACTCTATCATCGACAACAAGAAGCTCCGAATTGCCAATTCCATCGCAATCTTCAAAACATATACCGATGTCGATCAGAGAGTAGTTTCCGTATCTCTATACCAAAGATGACGTGCAGGAGACCGAGTGACAACGGAGCCACGACCGCAAACAACCCCGCCTTTCCAGTCCAAAGAGGCAAGACGATCCGCTACATGCCACTTCTCGCACACCAAGTCCGACGacagtagtagatatatcaTAAGCTGCGTTCGCAAAATGTAGGTCTAATTCATCATTCAATAACCACACTATCACATAGACACAGTTCTTGATCAAATCTCCATAATGATGCAAGTCAAAACCTACCACCTCCCACCTACACCTCTCATCCCCAACAACCCCTACCCACTCCTCCACTACCCAGGCCTCCTCACCCAAAAACACCCTCAAAACTCCTCCACCTACGACCCCAGCACAGTCTACCAACTCTTCCACTCCAACAACTGGCTCGTACAATGGATCTTCCGCTACGGCCCCACGCAACAATCCCACTACCATTCCGCCGCCCACGAATGCATGGCCGTCCTCTCCGGAACAGCCACAATTCGTTTCGGCGTAGCCGACACTTCCTCTGACCTTGAAGCCAACACTCACGGTGAAGCCTGGGAGTTAGGCGGAATCGAAATCCAAGCTAAAGCTGGAGATGTTTTTGTTTTACCAGCGGGGTTGGCGCATAAGACGTATGATACGAAGCCAGAGGCGGAATTTGATTTGTTGACGCCGGGGAGGGATGAGAATTGGATTGGGAAGGTGGATGATCCGAGTGAGGTGTTGAAGGGGATTAAGTTGGAGGGGTTCACGATGTTGGGGGCGTATCCGGTTGGGAGTGCTTGGGATTTTGCGGTGGGGCAGGAGGATGATGGGAAGCATTTTAGGGATGTGTGGAAAGTGCCTAAGCCGGAGAGGGATCCAGTGTTGGGAACGAGTGGAGAGGGGTTGGTTGGGTTGTGGaaagaggagaggaaggcTGCGAAGTTGTGATCGAAGATCGAAATCGTTTTGAGCAATGCCATGATGGGAAGACGCAACGAGATCCACGAAGTAAATGATGTGAAGAGGACTGGAACTTAGTGCTTCAAACAACCACCCATTTGTACAGTATTATTTGTTGTATGCACACAATGATGTCCATGTCTGCCACAATCATACATCCAAGGCCACGTTTGCAACTGCCATCCAAGTAACAATACTCCTGAAGAACCGGCTCCAGTCATGCATGCATGCCTCTCAGTCTTCCTCATTAGCCAGATCTCGAAATCTTTGTTTCACCCTACGTTGCTTCGCTCGCTCCGACATGGCCTCCACCTGAAGACGGCCATTGCTCAACTCCAGCTCGAAGATCTCGTAATCTCGCTCAGTGAGCGTTGCGCGCAGCATGCTGTTTTCCAGAGAAAGCGACTGAATGGTTTCTTGATGGACAGGGATATTCAACCATGGAGCTGGCGTCGGTGGCTGCGGCCAAGATACATCAAACCGTGCTCCGGGTTCTAGGGACAGCCGAGACGGAGTTGGATCTGGAGTAGGAGGTCCCTGCGGAGGTCCAAGTCCTTGCTGGTAGTCTAATATGCTAATATCAGCCTTTGACTGTTCCTTTTTACATGTATGCCGTGATTTACCTTCAATCGTTTCCTCTTCGTCAATCACTTCGGGATCAGGAGTTGGCATTCGATTTCTTCTAGACCGTCTGTACGCTCGGGCTGGTGGATGTGGATCACGGTGTGTGACTCCCCACCCATGCCTCGCGTCGAAGAGCATCATCAGGTCATTGACCACAGCCGCGGCATCCTCAATGCATAGCCCAAGACGCCCAACTATATTGCATATTGCCTTGCGCCGAATCTCTCGGTTGTCATGGTAGTTTCCTGGACGTAGCGTGTCAATGTCTCGCGAGAACTGCGCCAACTGTGCTGGGCTGAGATGCTGTAGCCGGCTGAAGCGAGCGATTACTTCTTCTTGGGTCTCGTACATCCTAGTGGCGTAGAAATGGTGTTGCTAAGAAGATCGTAACTGTAAGACTTCGTGGGACCAGCTGTAGATGCAATTTCTTCGAGGATGAATATGGGTAGTGTGAGCGGCTTTTCCGTGAATGGGAGACAGAAGGTAAGGGGAATAATAGTTGAAATAGGTGGCCAGCACCTGTTGTGGAGAGCCTGTTGCAGCGGCGAAAGAAGTGAATGTCCTGGAGGACGAACCAGACAATCCATTCTGTAGACTTATATAGCAAAGCAGTTGCGAACAATGCTTGCAACATAGTGGTGATGGGCTGTCAGATGTGCTTTGTCTAACTGATACGCTCAGACATGGCTGATTAGATATTCCTTCTTCGAAGCAGCTTTGAGATGAGGGTCTGAGATGGATCTCTCGGGTGGTGGACCGAACCGACGGCGTGCAAAAGCCATTGCATCGTTGACCCACCGCGTGGCGCTCTTCGCTGGCCCTTCATTCGAGGCGACTGAGAGCTACTGATCCCACTTCCTACTGCTATTGTGCGCAGACGAAAGGCGTAGCGCCGTGCAGTGCGAAATTGGAGACATCCTAGACCATGGGCTGATCCTGGCATGAGAGAAGCCCATTAGCACACAGGAAGCGACCGCCTGATGTGTCAGGTGGAGACAGCGTGCTCGAAGTGTAGCCGCTCCAGAGGCCACGAAGCTCAGGTCCCGAGCACGGACAATGCTCAACCTCCAAGACCACGGTCTTCTTGATGACGCTTTCAAAGCTCAACACGCTCTGAGGGCTCAGTGCGATTGCCCATAGGCTCATGAGATGCACACGCATTGCTCATCGCGTGCGATACTTCGTGGTTCGAGCTCGAGACGTGCCGACACGTGTCTTGGAAAGTAATAATGTTGTACGCCATCTTTTCAGCCGGCTTTCAGCACTTTGACACTCTCTGCCTCTGCACCAAGGTCCGCGTAAAGCTTGATGACTTGCAGGGTGCGTTCTTGAGACTTCTCAGCTTTCGCCTGTCGCAGCGCCGCCGCAAGATCCAGGTGCATTGTTTTCCTGATCTCATCCAGTCGGCCCTTCTGGGCAACGAAGAATGGATGCTCAGCGCCGATGCGGTCAATCATTCTCTGAATCATAAGATATTGTTGAGTGTGCTTCTGGAGCTTCCGAAGTTGTGCACTTGCAGGTTCGGatccgtcttcgtcttcctcctcgtcgtcgtccagaTCCTGATCGTCCTCGGCATCTGCATTGATACCAAGACTGGTCTCCAGTTCAGAAATACGTTCATTGACCTCCAAGAGAAGTCTCCCAATCACGACTTCTCGACGGAtactcttcttctcatccagCAATTCTTTGACCTCTTCTCTCCTTTCCTCGACAGCCTTCTTGATGCCCTCAACCTCGCGCGCGAACCCTAACACACCAACTCGGACGCCCTCGACCTGCTCTTCTCCACCTTTCAAATCAGATCCAAGAGACAGGAATTCTTCGTAGTTGCCATTGACCAGGTCCAGCAATTCCTTGTTCAGCAGTTGGCTGCGTGAGCGTAGATCCGAGCGCAGATCTTCTAATGTCTGATGACGGTTTCGTAAGGACGACAGATAGGTCTGCGCGTCAAAGTCGGGTTTCAGGAAGTCTGAACGTGGTAACTCAGTGGGATATGGAAGTGTAGAgaggtcatcatcatcgtagtCGTCCGATGAATTTCTTTGAGCTGGAGTCGAAGCTGGCGAAGGTTCAGCGGCAGGTGTAGAGACTGCTGAGGCAGTCGTTGGCGTTGCGCCAATCTGGAAGCGCGACATGGTCACACGTAGGAGGCATTAGATGCGAGGTGAGGCATTGTAACAGTGGTCCGGAGCAGCGCATGTGAAAGTAGCTATGATCGTCAAATATTGACTAACGGCGAATGAAACTGGCACTCCCGAGCCTGGCCGCAACGCCATCTCGACTACAGCAAGCCGACCTGTACAGTACTCCAGGTGACAACGTCGACGTCCTCAATACACAATTCGAAAATGGCATCCGGTGCGCGATACTGTCCTTCTTGTCTCTCCTCGATATCACGCGCCGCAACGAATCAGACGCGAACAGCAACGATAGTTCCATCCTTTCTCCTTCCGATTCAGCATCAAACACAAATCCGCACAGCAGTCCAATCTGCCAATGCCGCAAAATACAAACGGAAAGATGTGCCCGCCTCGCAAAAGCGAAAGAAAGCGAAGACAACATATGACGCACCCAACCTAAAAGATGCCATCCAATTCTCTCTCGTAGATGCGATGCGGTAAGCACTTCTCTCCCAATATGCAACAACAAACCAGActaacctcctcctccagctaTCTCCGCGCCGCAGAAGTCGGCCGCTCCCCCAGCTCATCCAAATACGaactccacctccgcctcaaAACACCCAAAAACGGCGCCGTAGTCCGAAACCGCCTGCGCCTCCCTCACCCCGTCAAAACCGACCTGCGAATCTGCGTAATAGCCCCCGAAGACAGTCCCCAAGCAAAAGCAGCCAAAGAAGCTGGCGCCtccctcgtaggcgaagacTCCATCTTCGAAGCCGTCAAAGCCGGCAACATCGAGTTCGACCGATGTATCGCACACGTCGATTCCCTTCCCAAACTCGGTAAATCCGGCGTAGCGCGAATCTTGGGCCCGAGGGGTTTAATGCCTTCGGCGAAATTGGGGACTGTGGTGAAAGACGTGGCGGCGACGGTGAGGGATATGGTGGGTGGAAGTGAATATCGTGAGAGAGCGGGTGTGGTGAGGTTGGCGATTGGGCAGTTGGGGTTCAAGCCGGAGGACGTGCAGAGGAATATCAAAGCTTTTGTGGAGCAAGTGAGGAAGGATATTGCTGGGGTTGCGGATAAGACGCCGAAGGATATACATGAGGTTGTGTTGTCGAGTACGAATGGGCCGGGTTTGAGTTTGAGTGGGGAGTTTAGGGGGACGGGCTCGATTGATCCGAGTGAATTGGCTGTGAGTAATTGAAGAGAAACGCTATGGAAGAGGTGAGAGCATGGGACGAACCAAGGACATGAAAACCGCACACTCAGCACGAGGATCACTGAAAGTTCCATACGAGAAGGGAGAGCTCGAGCGCGCTGTGTCgcgaagagaaagagcaggGGAAGAAGATGCATGGAATTGTAAATTTATGACAGAAAGAACTGTACAGTCAATGAGAcgctctatctatactttgcgTTGGTGACTTCCTTTCTGACTTAGAAAGCCATGCATATAAATCATGGCCACAATAGGAACCGGGGTGTGATTGAAATGAAGCTGCGAGCTTTGTCGTGGCGAACTTCGGGCCACTCTATTGGATGCTCGCTTCAAATGTCATGACATTCTTTCAAGATTCCTTAGTGTCCAGAGAGGCACATTGAGAGGCTGGTGGGCAGTGACGGCCAAGGTCTCAAAGACTCATGCGCAATGTGCTGTCGTTCATCAGATCTTCGGCTCGCCAGATGCAAATCCATTGGCCACAGCAGTCATGAGCTGATTAGCAATAGCCGTATGAGGAGGCAGACGCAAATCACCCTCCTTGTATTCCGGTCCAGCGTCCTCTCCCAGCCCACTTGTGCCCACTCGTAAGCTGTGTCGGACCTCGTCGAATGAAAACCACTTCGCATCGTCCAGCTCCGGATCATTGCCCAGATcgatcttctcgccatcgcctGGAATCGCCTGGCCGATAGCACCAATCATCAAGTTCGCTGGATATGGCCAAGGTTGTGTAGAGTGAATGATTACTCGCCCAACTTGGACACCCGCTTCCTCGTAGACCTCTCTTCGTACAGCCTCTTCGATCGATTCTGCTGGTTCTGCGAAACCTGCTAGTGTAGAGTACCAGTACGGTGGCCATCTCTTTTGTCGTCCAAGCAGAATCTTGTCGCCAGTGGAGTTGATCACAGCCATGATGACTGTAGGATCTGTCCTAGGGAAACACAAATTGGAGATTCCCGTTCGTGTAACACAAGATGGTCGCTGAACTTTATccgcttctgcagctttgTCCGTTGGCGGGCACGTCCTCTTGAATCCAGCATTCACAGAAAGTGTCTTGTGCCCGCAAGCTGCGCAGAAGGGGTTTCTCTGATTCCAATCCAGCAGCTGTCTTGCTTCCGCATAGATGGCAGCATCCTGAGGCTCAATGTCCATGATTCTCCCTTTTCCAAACTCATATCCCTTCTCGCTCTTCAGTCGCTCGATAAGCGTTGTGCAAGCATCAGCGACATTCTCCCGAGGTGTGACATCGACAGCGAAGTATGGTGCTCCCTTGTACAAGTTCTTCGCCTGGTATTCCAGCCCGTTGGTAGCTTTCTCATCAATGCCCAAAAAGATCATTTGTGGGATGTATTTATCGCTCGAGTATGCTTCGATGAACTCTTTCTCGGATAACGCGAATGGATCCTCGCCGATGATAGGCTTCACATCCTCGTACTTGACGTACTGCAGCTTGCCTTTGCCCGCGGGCAGGCCAGGCTGGACGAGCGGCTGGAGCTCATTGCAGAGCAGAAAACTGGTCGAAGCGTGTTTGAGTGCTTGCGAGAGGAAAGAGTGGTCGCCGCGCAGGAAGCCGACTCTGTTCAATGGCGAGCCGGAAAAGTAGTTGGCGACTTCCTTGCCAAACTTTCGTGAGAGCATCGAGTCGACTTCGTGGTGGGCGGGCTCCGGATTGTCAGGCTGGGTTGGCATGATGTTTCAGGACTTTCCGATCTGTGCGTAGTTCTAGTGCGTCAGTGCAGATTTTTTGAAGTGATCTTTATCAACCAATGTCAACTTTTgtgagatgacgaggagTTGCTATGCAGTGTTGACTAATTGTCTGGCACCTGCTCGCTGATTGCATCACGATGCCCCTCGTTGGCGGTCCTCGGCAGAATGAACGGGTCCAAACCCGCCGACCCGAAGCGACTCGTACAATGTTGTCGACAACATTGCGTGATGAGCTGTAGTGACAGTGTAGTCCATCATCTTCTGAGTGCCTGTGACGAACCGCGTTAATAAAAGTAAGAGAGTCGGCCATTAAAGTCACACAACATCACCCCATTTCACGCCACTTGGCTGATGCAAAAGCACTCTAGTTCCGCCCAACTGGGCTCCGGAGTTCCATGAATGTCATCAGTATCCATCAACAAGCCCGCAGATCTCGAGAGCACGCTTCGACATGCATGAATCCGGTTGTAAAGACTGCGGTCTTGCACGAAGTGTTATACGGCGCTTATTACGACTTGAGTTCTGCCATTCAAGTGCTCACCCACATCCAACCAGACCAGGGTGCGTAGCTTGCCAGGATCTCCAAGAACGACATGCGGTATATTTTCGAGA
This genomic interval from Cercospora beticola chromosome 7, complete sequence contains the following:
- a CDS encoding mitochondrial 54S ribosomal protein uL1m (BUSCO:EOG092643Y5); translated protein: MASGARYCPSCLSSISRAATNQTRTATIVPSFLLPIQHQTQIRTAVQSANAAKYKRKDVPASQKRKKAKTTYDAPNLKDAIQFSLVDAMRYLRAAEVGRSPSSSKYELHLRLKTPKNGAVVRNRLRLPHPVKTDLRICVIAPEDSPQAKAAKEAGASLVGEDSIFEAVKAGNIEFDRCIAHVDSLPKLGKSGVARILGPRGLMPSAKLGTVVKDVAATVRDMVGGSEYRERAGVVRLAIGQLGFKPEDVQRNIKAFVEQVRKDIAGVADKTPKDIHEVVLSSTNGPGLSLSGEFRGTGSIDPSELAVSN